The Lacipirellula parvula genome window below encodes:
- a CDS encoding beta strand repeat-containing protein encodes MLVSPSAASLPVRARLLLLLTALLASAATAGSARAATKTWTGGTNSDWSLVGNWSPIGAPASGDSVEFPTAGGNRTISLSGNRTVADVTFNSSNAYRLMNDQLTIASGDVTSLQGNHRIDSNVLLGGEADWNIASGKLSVYGSVNSTAGNAFGINKTGAGSLDFLNQGATNVIKNYLHQAGSAEFFEGTYTLTSTSFDAASAMYMAEGTVTVSHRAKLKGTSGGNLVLQSAGAGSSNLIIRDEQTEVATFNQLFMGASGTSGNSLTVTKDAKVRDIGLFVAGFNGSATVTVSSAATVNTGAMAVGMLTGVTGTLTVEDASSALTTNSLALGGYNSAQKGGTGTATISDRASLTVSGELRFFSSTSSLTVDSATASIGALTNEAGVVGSIKLDNNGDTPALTITTPASLPGPATFDGVISNAASGPGGIVKQGPGEQIFTKQQTYTGGTRIEAGTLSLATANALASTAPVNVAGGTLNLAGNVQQTGTLTLQGGTVGGAVGSVLVPATLALQSGTIDAPVIAASAVNKTTAGVAVLNQGITAPALNVTAGTLQIKGAINANLQSNPTSSVALIGPATVTGTTAISGELTIGGHAFTATQAVAVGSATLAGGSIVADAGVTLTGAATGYGAIYSRITGAPTSSITAAGGPLTLGDAKLATGFDAFQGTLNTGAQQVNLLSAGVAKLGATTTLAGGSLSSLHGIQLDSGSTVAGNGTINGAFKNQGTVNGAAGGGGIRLTGSVSGAGSYAGAVQFDGAFSPGNSAAAVSFAGDATLANTSLLLMEIGGDDQGTEYDHLDVAGKLTLGGAIAVQFINGFTPASPLSFDLFDWGTVAGNFNALSLPNVDGFAWNTSRLLTTGTISLAPSFTADFDSNGQVDAADLAIWKTGYGAAGGRNAGDANGDNLIDGADFLLWQRQFGSGVAATPANASIPEPATLGLASMCGSALALFANKRRRRNQ; translated from the coding sequence ATGCTCGTCTCGCCATCCGCTGCCTCGCTCCCGGTGCGCGCTCGCCTGCTGCTCCTCCTCACAGCCTTGCTCGCCAGCGCCGCCACGGCCGGCAGCGCTCGCGCCGCAACAAAAACCTGGACGGGCGGCACGAACAGCGATTGGAGTCTCGTTGGCAACTGGTCGCCCATAGGCGCCCCCGCGAGCGGAGATTCCGTTGAGTTCCCCACCGCCGGCGGTAACCGCACCATCAGCTTGTCCGGGAATCGCACCGTCGCCGATGTGACGTTCAACAGCAGTAACGCCTACCGCCTCATGAACGATCAGCTGACGATTGCCAGCGGCGACGTCACGAGCCTACAGGGCAATCATCGTATCGACAGCAACGTCCTTCTCGGCGGCGAGGCCGATTGGAATATCGCCAGCGGCAAGCTGTCCGTGTACGGGTCGGTGAACTCCACCGCGGGCAACGCCTTCGGCATCAACAAGACGGGCGCCGGTTCGCTCGATTTTCTCAACCAAGGCGCGACGAACGTCATCAAGAACTATCTGCACCAAGCTGGGAGCGCTGAGTTCTTCGAAGGAACCTACACGCTCACGAGCACGTCGTTCGACGCCGCCTCGGCCATGTATATGGCCGAGGGAACGGTCACCGTTTCCCACCGCGCGAAGCTGAAAGGAACCAGCGGGGGAAATCTCGTCCTGCAATCTGCCGGCGCCGGCAGCTCGAACCTGATCATCCGCGACGAGCAGACGGAGGTCGCCACCTTCAACCAGCTCTTCATGGGCGCGAGCGGCACGAGCGGCAACAGCCTCACCGTCACCAAGGACGCGAAGGTGCGGGACATCGGCTTGTTTGTCGCCGGCTTCAATGGCAGCGCGACCGTTACGGTCTCCAGTGCGGCCACGGTGAATACAGGCGCCATGGCCGTTGGCATGCTCACGGGCGTCACCGGCACGCTCACGGTCGAGGATGCCTCGTCGGCGCTCACAACGAATTCCCTCGCCTTAGGCGGTTACAACTCCGCCCAGAAGGGGGGCACGGGCACGGCGACAATCAGCGACCGCGCCTCTCTGACTGTTTCCGGCGAATTGAGGTTTTTCTCGTCTACGAGCTCGCTCACCGTCGACTCTGCTACCGCCAGCATTGGCGCGTTGACTAACGAAGCGGGCGTCGTCGGCAGCATCAAACTCGATAACAACGGCGACACGCCCGCCCTGACCATCACCACGCCGGCATCGCTGCCCGGCCCAGCTACGTTCGACGGCGTCATCTCGAACGCCGCCAGCGGCCCCGGCGGCATCGTCAAGCAAGGGCCGGGCGAGCAGATCTTCACCAAGCAGCAAACCTACACCGGCGGCACGCGCATCGAAGCCGGCACGCTCAGCTTGGCGACTGCCAACGCGCTCGCTTCGACCGCACCGGTCAACGTCGCTGGAGGCACGCTCAATCTCGCCGGAAACGTTCAGCAAACCGGCACGCTGACGCTGCAGGGCGGAACGGTCGGCGGCGCCGTCGGCAGCGTTCTCGTCCCCGCCACGCTCGCCCTCCAGTCTGGCACGATCGACGCCCCCGTCATCGCCGCGAGCGCCGTGAACAAAACCACGGCCGGAGTCGCCGTCTTGAACCAGGGCATCACGGCGCCGGCGCTCAACGTGACGGCGGGAACGCTGCAGATCAAAGGCGCCATTAACGCCAATCTTCAAAGCAACCCGACGAGTTCCGTCGCGCTCATCGGCCCAGCCACCGTCACCGGGACTACCGCGATCAGCGGCGAGCTGACCATCGGCGGGCACGCTTTCACCGCCACCCAAGCCGTCGCCGTGGGTTCCGCCACGCTCGCCGGCGGCTCGATCGTCGCCGACGCCGGAGTCACCCTCACCGGAGCGGCTACTGGCTACGGCGCCATCTACTCTCGCATCACTGGCGCACCTACGAGTTCCATCACCGCAGCGGGCGGACCGCTAACCCTCGGCGACGCCAAACTTGCGACGGGCTTCGACGCCTTCCAGGGCACGCTCAACACGGGCGCGCAGCAGGTCAATCTGCTTAGCGCCGGCGTCGCCAAGCTTGGCGCAACGACCACGCTTGCCGGCGGCTCGCTCTCCAGTCTCCATGGCATTCAGCTCGACTCCGGCAGCACGGTCGCCGGTAACGGCACGATCAACGGCGCCTTCAAGAACCAAGGAACCGTCAACGGCGCCGCCGGCGGCGGGGGCATTCGCCTCACCGGCTCCGTCAGCGGCGCTGGCTCCTACGCCGGCGCCGTCCAATTCGATGGCGCCTTCAGCCCCGGCAACAGCGCCGCGGCGGTCTCGTTTGCCGGCGACGCCACGCTCGCCAACACCTCGCTGCTGCTGATGGAAATCGGCGGCGATGATCAGGGAACCGAGTACGACCATCTCGACGTAGCCGGCAAGCTCACCCTCGGCGGCGCGATCGCCGTGCAGTTCATCAATGGCTTCACGCCCGCCAGCCCACTGTCGTTCGATCTCTTCGATTGGGGCACGGTCGCCGGCAACTTCAACGCGCTCAGCCTGCCGAACGTCGACGGCTTCGCGTGGAACACGTCGCGATTGCTCACGACCGGCACGATCTCGCTCGCGCCGAGCTTCACGGCCGACTTCGACTCCAACGGCCAAGTCGACGCTGCCGACCTGGCGATCTGGAAAACGGGCTACGGCGCCGCAGGCGGCCGCAACGCAGGCGACGCGAACGGCGACAATCTCATCGACGGCGCTGATTTTCTTCTGTGGCAACGACAATTCGGCAGCGGCGTCGCCGCCACGCCTGCGAACGCCAGCATCCCCGAGCCCGCCACGCTAGGTCTTGCCAGCATGTGCGGCTCAGCTCTAGCCCTCTTCGCCAACAAGCGCCGTCGCCGCAATCAATAG
- a CDS encoding pyridoxal-phosphate dependent enzyme, which translates to MSRLTAIRLFQRTGRAPSKQPGWATLCKYRARSMSNASPVIDVPELAAIIGADAVYLKFEGVHPTGTHKHRAARSVIRHAVRSQFAVVTVGSCGNYGAAIAFEAAASRASCHVFVPSNYARSRTAEMLEYGAEVHFVEGTYEDAVASSREFAVQSGAYDCNASGFADDLILRSYRAIAAELHEQVHGITAVWVPVGDGTTITGIYEGFRAKNKVARMYAVSSAGNNAACASVAAGMVVELQPADICPTSFNEPLISWRSAHAEDVVRLVRESGGGAIEVTDAQLSDAASQLSSFAAINSWPAGAAGLAGLIAAPAHLRTGRHAIVVTAAKNESP; encoded by the coding sequence ATGTCACGACTCACTGCTATTCGCCTTTTCCAAAGGACGGGCCGCGCGCCTTCGAAGCAGCCTGGATGGGCAACGCTTTGCAAGTATCGCGCCAGAAGCATGAGCAATGCATCCCCTGTGATTGATGTTCCCGAACTGGCGGCTATCATCGGCGCCGACGCGGTCTACTTGAAATTCGAAGGTGTTCACCCGACAGGAACGCACAAGCACCGCGCCGCCCGATCGGTGATTCGCCATGCTGTACGCAGTCAATTTGCCGTCGTGACAGTCGGTTCCTGCGGAAACTATGGCGCTGCGATAGCATTCGAGGCGGCTGCCAGTCGCGCGAGTTGCCACGTCTTTGTTCCGTCAAATTATGCGCGATCGAGAACGGCAGAGATGCTCGAATACGGCGCTGAAGTTCATTTCGTCGAAGGCACGTACGAAGATGCCGTAGCCTCCAGCCGAGAATTCGCGGTTCAATCTGGCGCGTATGACTGCAACGCCAGCGGTTTTGCGGACGACTTAATCCTCCGTTCCTACAGGGCTATTGCCGCCGAGTTGCATGAACAAGTCCATGGAATTACTGCAGTATGGGTTCCCGTCGGAGATGGAACGACGATCACGGGTATTTACGAAGGGTTCCGAGCAAAGAACAAAGTTGCCCGGATGTATGCCGTTAGCAGTGCTGGGAACAATGCTGCATGTGCCAGCGTAGCGGCTGGAATGGTTGTGGAATTACAGCCCGCTGATATCTGCCCGACTAGCTTCAACGAACCGCTCATAAGCTGGAGGTCGGCGCATGCTGAGGACGTCGTACGGCTAGTGCGTGAAAGCGGCGGAGGGGCGATTGAAGTTACTGATGCCCAATTGAGTGACGCTGCGAGTCAACTATCTTCGTTCGCCGCTATCAACTCATGGCCAGCAGGCGCTGCTGGCCTAGCCGGATTGATTGCAGCTCCAGCCCATCTGCGTACCGGTCGTCATGCGATCGTCGTCACAGCGGCAAAAAATGAATCGCCGTAA